A part of Pseudoliparis swirei isolate HS2019 ecotype Mariana Trench chromosome 8, NWPU_hadal_v1, whole genome shotgun sequence genomic DNA contains:
- the LOC130197942 gene encoding Golgi reassembly-stacking protein 2-like translates to MGGAQSVEIPGGGSEGYHVLRVQENSPGHRAGLEPFFDFIVSINNTRLNKDNDTLKDLLKASVEKPVKMLVYSSKTLELRESTVTPSNLWGGQGLLGVSIRFCSFEGANENVWHVLEVETNSPAALSGLRPHTDYIIGADTVMNESEDLFSLIESHEGKGLKLYVYNTDTDNCREVIITPNGAWGGEGSLGCGIGYGYLHRIPTRPFEEGKKISFPGSSPSEPVSPLKDGFTEVQLSAVSPPPAAPAGLEESLSSLSISTAPPAMPRELQTGLPTVPLLSSSTGHALGPLTPLNPAGFNPATIPGGLPPLPNLPNLNLPLPDLSAMSLAGSTLTSGGTVPSLASLNFPGLPPLPLLPTMLPSQLPPLLPQGVVPLLPLLPLLPLSAAAPTASVTVTAAPATGPAVDPTVPTEAASAVSPAPTETTLTS, encoded by the exons ATGGGAGGTGCACAGAGTGTGGAGATACCGGGCGGAGGCTCCGAGGGGTACCACGTCCTGCGG GTTCAGGAGAACTCGCCGGGACACCGAGCAGGACTGGAGCCGTTCTTTGATTTCATCGTCTCCATCAACAACACCAGGCTG AACAAGGACAATGACACCTTAAAAGACTTGTTGAAAGCCAGTGTTGAGAAACCAGTGAAGATGCTGGTGTACTCCTCAAAGACCCTGGAGCTGCGGGAGTCTACCGTCACCCCCAGCAACCTGTGGGGGGGCCAGGGCCTGCTCGGGGTCTCCATTCGCTTCTGCAGCTTCGAGGGAGCCAATGAGAATGTTTGGCATGTGCTG GAAGTAGAGACCAATTCCCCTGCAGCCCTCTCTGGCCTGCGGCCGCACACCGACTACATCATCGGAGCCGACACCGTTATGAACGAG TCAGAGGACCTGTTCTCTCTGATAGAAAGCCACGAGGGGAAAGGACTGAAGCTGTATGTGTACAACACGGACACGGATAACTGCAGAGAAGTGATCATCACACCCAACGGggcctggggaggagagggcag TCTTGGATGTGGGATTGGCTACGGATACCTCCACAGGATTCCCACCAGGCCTTttgaggaggggaagaagatcAGCTTCCCCGGAAGCTCCCCCAGTGAGCCCGTCAGTCCGCTGAAGGATGGATTCACTGAG gtCCAACTCTCAGCAGTGAgccctccacctgctgccccCGCTGGCCTCGAAGAGTCCCTGTCGAGCCTGTCCATCAGCACAGCCCCGCCCGCCATGCCCAGGGAGCTGCAGACag gtttgcCTACGgtccctctgctctcctcctccaccggccACGCCCTCGGCCCTCTCACTCCACTGAATCCCGCCGGCTTCAACCCCGCCACGATACCAG GTGGCTTACCTCCGCTCCCTAACTTGCCCAACCTTAACCTGCCACTCCCAGACCTCAGTGCCATGTCACTAGCAGGCAGCACCTTAACATCAGGAGGAACAG TACCCTCTCTGGCATCCCTCAACTTCCCCGGTCTGCCCCCCCTGCCTCTTCTACCCACCATGCTGCCCTCCCAGCTgccgcctctcctccctcagggCGTGGTCCCCCTCCTGCCCCTCCTgcccctcctgcccctctcagCCGCTGCCCCCACAGCCTCGGTCACGGTCACAGCGGCGCCGGCCACCGGGCCCGCCGTCGACCCCACGGTCCCGACGGAAGCTGCCTCCGCGGTCTCGCCGGCCCCGACGGAAACGACGCTAACGTCGTAA
- the ripk1l gene encoding receptor-interacting serine/threonine-protein kinase 1 isoform X1, translating into MATASQASFQMRSADLIKKEALDSGGFGEVYLCYHVTLGQVVMKTMYTGPIITVSGPNTSYLSPSEMRMKSQRSLLDEGKIMASLSHERVVKLLGVIIEDRDCSLVMELIPRGNLAVMLETVPVPISIKGRIILEILEGMVYLTERRVIHKDIKPGNILVDKDFHIKIADLGLATCLTWSKLTREESRRRSCMGRSAEARGAGTLSYMAPEHLKSVHTASTEKSDVYSFAIVVWVVLAGIEPYANARSEEQLSQCIRHGDRPAESLLPEEAPVEMTQLMTRCWDHSPLQRPTFQEGYNFFLPFYTEKLEPHVEEDLLDLRESYEGPEELVEKMKSLSMDYQSADCPAPLVSSDRSGPGPVETSIEDMHDIQNEPSLGSVQADAKTTPSALEVKLGRELQYHKHGSYHSESRPDDAHCLRHSSSNPFLQNHVGPSDHGIRQPEPDRTSFASSVHSWTKAEPVQPTSQEEGCYRPTASLYESMNSAASTPSHYPSLSPANQQHPLSHYDRQQSWPVYPVSDTAAPGLPLTPCKQQQQQQDSASLFINNASGIQIGSNNTMNISGYESTASLMSLPGSASATSPIKEGILKYEDRAVSEEHLDLLRDNIGATWKRCARRLGLTDVEIETIEHDCDRYGLPEMVHQMLERWKMKEGSIGYTVGKLCHALEGLIKVDVIQKILDTCGSAS; encoded by the exons ATGGCCACCGCGTCACAGGCGTCGTTTCAGATGCGATCGGCGGATCTCATTAAGAAAGAGGCTCTGGACTCCGGGGGCTTTGGAGAAGTGTACCTGTGCTACCACGTGACCCTCGGCCAGGTGGTGATGAAGACCATGTACACAGGACCGATTATCACCGT CTCAGGTCCAAACACGTCCTACTTGAGTCCATCTGAAATGCGGAT GAAGAGTCAAAGGTCACTGCTGGATGAGGGGAAGATCATGGCGAGCCTGAGCCATGAGCGGGTGGTGAAGTTGCTGGGTGTGATCATTGAAGATAGAGACTGCTCGCTAGTGATGGAGCTCATCCCCAGAGGCAACCTGGCGGTCATGCTAGAGACG GTCCCGGTGCCGATATCCATCAAGGGCAGAATCATCCTAGAGATTCTGGAAGGGATGGTGTACCTCACGGAGAGACGGGTCATACACAAGGACATCAAGCCAGGGAACATTTTAGTGGACAAGGATTTCCACATCAAG ATCGCAGACCTCGGCCTGGCCACCTGCTTGACGTGGAGCAAGCTCACGAGGGAGGAGTCTCGCAGGAGGAGTTGCATGGGGCGATCGGCGGAGGCGAGGGGGGCCGGCACGCTGAGCTACATGGCCCCCGAGCACTTGAAGAGCGTCCACACGGCCTCCACCGAGAAGTCTGATGTCTACAGCTTCGCCATCGTGGTTTGGGTCGTCCTCGCCGGGATAGAGCCGTACGCGA ACGCTCGGAGTGAAGAGCAGCTCAGCCAGTGTATCCGACACGGGGACCGGCCGGCGGAGAGCCTCCTTCCAGAGGAGGCGCCGGTGGAGATGACTCAGCTCATGACGAGGTGCTGGGACCACAGCCCGCTGCAGCGGCCCACCTTTCAAG AGGGCTACAACTTCTTCCTCCCCTTCTACACGGAAAAGCTTGAACCCCACGTGGAGGAAGATTTACTAGATTTGAGG GAATCATATGAAGGCCCAGAGGAGCTTGTTGAGAAGATGAAATCTCTCTCAATGGATTATCAGTCGGCAG ACTGCCCGGCTCCTCTGGTGAGTTCAGACCGAAGTGGACCCGGACCGGTCGAAACCAGTATCGAGGACATGCACGACATCCAAAACGAGCCCTCCTTGGGGTCCGTTCAGGCGGACGCAAAGACGACCCCGTCGGCTCTGGAGGTGAAACTGGGTCGGGAGCTTCAGTACCACAAACACGGGAGCTACCACAGCGAGAGCCGGCCGGACGACGCCCACTGCCTCCGCCACAGCAGCTCAAACCCTTTCCTGCAGAACCACGTCGGCCCTTCGGATCACGGCATCAGGCAGCCGGAACCGGACAGAACCTCCTTCGCGTCCTCGGTCCACTCCTGGACGAAAGCTGAGCCGGTGCAGCccaccagccaggaggagggtTGTTACCGCCCCACCGCGAGTCTCTACGAGTCCATGAACTCCGCCGCGTCGACTCCGTCCCACTATCCTTCTCTGTCGCCGGCGAACCAGCAGCACCCGCTCTCCCACTACGACCGCCAGCAATCCTGGCCCGTTTACCCAGTGTCCGATACGGCTGCTCCTGGGCTTCCGCTGACCCcttgcaaacaacaacaacaacaacaagattcaG CGTCGCTTTTCATCAACAATGCCAGCGGCATCCAGATTGGGAGCAACAACACGATGAACATCAGCGGCTACGAGTCCACGGCGAGTTTGATGTCTCTGCCCGGCAGCGCCTCGGCGACCTCGCCCATCAAAGAGGGGATTCTGAAATATG AGGACCGCGCTGTGAGCGAGGAGCACCTGGACCTGCTGAGGGACAACATCGGGGCCACGTGGAAGCGCTGTGCGCGGCGCCTGGGTCTGACCGACGTGGAAATCGAGACCATTGAGCACGACTGCGACCGCTACGGCCTGCCGGAGATGGTGCACCAGATGCTGGAGCGGTGGAAAATGAAGGAGGGAAGCATCGGCTACACAGTCGGGAAGCTGTGCCACGCTCTGGAGGGCCTCATCAAGGTGGACGTCATCCAGAAGATCCTGGACACCTGCGGTTCTGCCTCCTAA
- the ripk1l gene encoding receptor-interacting serine/threonine-protein kinase 1 isoform X2: MATASQASFQMRSADLIKKEALDSGGFGEVYLCYHVTLGQVVMKTMYTGPIITVKSQRSLLDEGKIMASLSHERVVKLLGVIIEDRDCSLVMELIPRGNLAVMLETVPVPISIKGRIILEILEGMVYLTERRVIHKDIKPGNILVDKDFHIKIADLGLATCLTWSKLTREESRRRSCMGRSAEARGAGTLSYMAPEHLKSVHTASTEKSDVYSFAIVVWVVLAGIEPYANARSEEQLSQCIRHGDRPAESLLPEEAPVEMTQLMTRCWDHSPLQRPTFQEGYNFFLPFYTEKLEPHVEEDLLDLRESYEGPEELVEKMKSLSMDYQSADCPAPLVSSDRSGPGPVETSIEDMHDIQNEPSLGSVQADAKTTPSALEVKLGRELQYHKHGSYHSESRPDDAHCLRHSSSNPFLQNHVGPSDHGIRQPEPDRTSFASSVHSWTKAEPVQPTSQEEGCYRPTASLYESMNSAASTPSHYPSLSPANQQHPLSHYDRQQSWPVYPVSDTAAPGLPLTPCKQQQQQQDSASLFINNASGIQIGSNNTMNISGYESTASLMSLPGSASATSPIKEGILKYEDRAVSEEHLDLLRDNIGATWKRCARRLGLTDVEIETIEHDCDRYGLPEMVHQMLERWKMKEGSIGYTVGKLCHALEGLIKVDVIQKILDTCGSAS, encoded by the exons ATGGCCACCGCGTCACAGGCGTCGTTTCAGATGCGATCGGCGGATCTCATTAAGAAAGAGGCTCTGGACTCCGGGGGCTTTGGAGAAGTGTACCTGTGCTACCACGTGACCCTCGGCCAGGTGGTGATGAAGACCATGTACACAGGACCGATTATCACCGT GAAGAGTCAAAGGTCACTGCTGGATGAGGGGAAGATCATGGCGAGCCTGAGCCATGAGCGGGTGGTGAAGTTGCTGGGTGTGATCATTGAAGATAGAGACTGCTCGCTAGTGATGGAGCTCATCCCCAGAGGCAACCTGGCGGTCATGCTAGAGACG GTCCCGGTGCCGATATCCATCAAGGGCAGAATCATCCTAGAGATTCTGGAAGGGATGGTGTACCTCACGGAGAGACGGGTCATACACAAGGACATCAAGCCAGGGAACATTTTAGTGGACAAGGATTTCCACATCAAG ATCGCAGACCTCGGCCTGGCCACCTGCTTGACGTGGAGCAAGCTCACGAGGGAGGAGTCTCGCAGGAGGAGTTGCATGGGGCGATCGGCGGAGGCGAGGGGGGCCGGCACGCTGAGCTACATGGCCCCCGAGCACTTGAAGAGCGTCCACACGGCCTCCACCGAGAAGTCTGATGTCTACAGCTTCGCCATCGTGGTTTGGGTCGTCCTCGCCGGGATAGAGCCGTACGCGA ACGCTCGGAGTGAAGAGCAGCTCAGCCAGTGTATCCGACACGGGGACCGGCCGGCGGAGAGCCTCCTTCCAGAGGAGGCGCCGGTGGAGATGACTCAGCTCATGACGAGGTGCTGGGACCACAGCCCGCTGCAGCGGCCCACCTTTCAAG AGGGCTACAACTTCTTCCTCCCCTTCTACACGGAAAAGCTTGAACCCCACGTGGAGGAAGATTTACTAGATTTGAGG GAATCATATGAAGGCCCAGAGGAGCTTGTTGAGAAGATGAAATCTCTCTCAATGGATTATCAGTCGGCAG ACTGCCCGGCTCCTCTGGTGAGTTCAGACCGAAGTGGACCCGGACCGGTCGAAACCAGTATCGAGGACATGCACGACATCCAAAACGAGCCCTCCTTGGGGTCCGTTCAGGCGGACGCAAAGACGACCCCGTCGGCTCTGGAGGTGAAACTGGGTCGGGAGCTTCAGTACCACAAACACGGGAGCTACCACAGCGAGAGCCGGCCGGACGACGCCCACTGCCTCCGCCACAGCAGCTCAAACCCTTTCCTGCAGAACCACGTCGGCCCTTCGGATCACGGCATCAGGCAGCCGGAACCGGACAGAACCTCCTTCGCGTCCTCGGTCCACTCCTGGACGAAAGCTGAGCCGGTGCAGCccaccagccaggaggagggtTGTTACCGCCCCACCGCGAGTCTCTACGAGTCCATGAACTCCGCCGCGTCGACTCCGTCCCACTATCCTTCTCTGTCGCCGGCGAACCAGCAGCACCCGCTCTCCCACTACGACCGCCAGCAATCCTGGCCCGTTTACCCAGTGTCCGATACGGCTGCTCCTGGGCTTCCGCTGACCCcttgcaaacaacaacaacaacaacaagattcaG CGTCGCTTTTCATCAACAATGCCAGCGGCATCCAGATTGGGAGCAACAACACGATGAACATCAGCGGCTACGAGTCCACGGCGAGTTTGATGTCTCTGCCCGGCAGCGCCTCGGCGACCTCGCCCATCAAAGAGGGGATTCTGAAATATG AGGACCGCGCTGTGAGCGAGGAGCACCTGGACCTGCTGAGGGACAACATCGGGGCCACGTGGAAGCGCTGTGCGCGGCGCCTGGGTCTGACCGACGTGGAAATCGAGACCATTGAGCACGACTGCGACCGCTACGGCCTGCCGGAGATGGTGCACCAGATGCTGGAGCGGTGGAAAATGAAGGAGGGAAGCATCGGCTACACAGTCGGGAAGCTGTGCCACGCTCTGGAGGGCCTCATCAAGGTGGACGTCATCCAGAAGATCCTGGACACCTGCGGTTCTGCCTCCTAA